In Camelus dromedarius isolate mCamDro1 chromosome 3, mCamDro1.pat, whole genome shotgun sequence, one DNA window encodes the following:
- the UBLCP1 gene encoding ubiquitin-like domain-containing CTD phosphatase 1 isoform X1 yields the protein MALPIIVKWGGQEYSVTTLSEDDTVLDLKQFLKTLTGVLPERQKLLGLKVKGKPAENDVKLGALKLKPNTKIMMMGTREESLEDVLGPPPDNDDVVNDFDIEDEVVEVENREENLLKISRRVKEYKVEILNPPREGKKLLVLDVDYTLFDHRSCAETGVELMRPYLHEFLTSAYEDYDIVIWSATNMKWIEAKMKELGVSTNANYKITFMLDSAAMITVHTPRRGLIDVKPLGVIWGKFSEFYSKKNTIMFDDIGRNFLMNPQNGLKIRPFMKAHLNRDKDKELLKLTQYLKEIAKLDDFLDLNHKYWERYLSKKQGQ from the exons ATGGCTCTTCCTATTATCGTAAAGTGGGGCGGACAAGAATATTCAGTGACCACGCTTTCAGAAGATGATACTGTGCTAGATCTCAAACAATTTCTCAAGACCCTTACAGGAGTGCTACCTGAACGCCAGAAGTTACTTGGACTCAAAGTCAAAG GCAAACCTGCAGAAAATGATGTTAAGCTTGGAGCTCTCAAACTGAAACCAAATACTAAAATCATGATGATGGGAACTCGTGAGGAGAGCTTG GAAGATGTCTTAGGTCCACCTCCTGACAATGATGATGTTGTCAACGACTTTGATATTGAAGATGAAGTAGTTGAAGTAGAAAATAG ggAAGAAAACCTATTGAAAATTTCCCGCCGAGTAAAAGAGTACAAAGTGGAAATTTTGAATCCTCCCAGGGAAGGGAAAAAGCTTTTGGTACTCGATGTGGATTATACACTATTTG ACCATAGGTCTTGTGCAGAGACTGGGGTAGAATTAATGCGACCATATCTTCATGAATTCCTAACATCTGCATATGAGGATTATGACATTGTTATTTGGT CTGCAACAAATATGAAGTGGATTGAAGCTAAAATGAAA GAGCTGGGAGTGAGCACAAATGCGAATTATAAGATTACCTTCATGTTGGACAGTGCCGCTATGATAACAGTGCATACTCCAAGGAGAGGATTGATAGAT GTAAAGCCTCTTGGTGTTATATGGGGAAAGTTTTCGGAGTTTTACAGCAAGAAAAACACCATTATGTTTGATGACATAGGAAGAAATTTCCTAATGAACCCGCAGAATGGACTAAAG ATAAGACCTTTTATGAAAGCCCACCTAAATCGAGATAAagacaaagaacttttaaaattaacccAGTACCTCAAGGAAATAGCCAAATTAGATGACTTTTTGGACCTAAATCACAAGTATTGGGAAAG GTATCTCTCAAAGAAGCAAGGACAGTAG
- the UBLCP1 gene encoding ubiquitin-like domain-containing CTD phosphatase 1 isoform X2, protein MALPIIVKWGGQEYSVTTLSEDDTVLDLKQFLKTLTGVLPERQKLLGLKVKGKPAENDVKLGALKLKPNTKIMMMGTREESLEDVLGPPPDNDDVVNDFDIEDEVVEVENREENLLKISRRVKEYKVEILNPPREGKKLLVLDVDYTLFDHRSCAETGVELMRPYLHEFLTSAYEDYDIVIWSATNMKWIEAKMKELGVSTNANYKITFMLDSAAMITVHTPRRGLIDVKPLGVIWGKFSEFYSKKNTIMFDDIGRNFLMNPQNGLKACPGLCGNSLHCIVVVCLCTPSCRAQAENLLDLPHSLLLL, encoded by the exons ATGGCTCTTCCTATTATCGTAAAGTGGGGCGGACAAGAATATTCAGTGACCACGCTTTCAGAAGATGATACTGTGCTAGATCTCAAACAATTTCTCAAGACCCTTACAGGAGTGCTACCTGAACGCCAGAAGTTACTTGGACTCAAAGTCAAAG GCAAACCTGCAGAAAATGATGTTAAGCTTGGAGCTCTCAAACTGAAACCAAATACTAAAATCATGATGATGGGAACTCGTGAGGAGAGCTTG GAAGATGTCTTAGGTCCACCTCCTGACAATGATGATGTTGTCAACGACTTTGATATTGAAGATGAAGTAGTTGAAGTAGAAAATAG ggAAGAAAACCTATTGAAAATTTCCCGCCGAGTAAAAGAGTACAAAGTGGAAATTTTGAATCCTCCCAGGGAAGGGAAAAAGCTTTTGGTACTCGATGTGGATTATACACTATTTG ACCATAGGTCTTGTGCAGAGACTGGGGTAGAATTAATGCGACCATATCTTCATGAATTCCTAACATCTGCATATGAGGATTATGACATTGTTATTTGGT CTGCAACAAATATGAAGTGGATTGAAGCTAAAATGAAA GAGCTGGGAGTGAGCACAAATGCGAATTATAAGATTACCTTCATGTTGGACAGTGCCGCTATGATAACAGTGCATACTCCAAGGAGAGGATTGATAGAT GTAAAGCCTCTTGGTGTTATATGGGGAAAGTTTTCGGAGTTTTACAGCAAGAAAAACACCATTATGTTTGATGACATAGGAAGAAATTTCCTAATGAACCCGCAGAATGGACTAAAG GCTTGCCCTGGATTGTGTGGAAACTCACTTCACTGCATCGTGGTAGTGTGCCTGTGTACCCCTAGCTGCAGGGCTCAAGCAGAGAATCTTCTCGATCTCCCACActcactgctgctgctgtga